The sequence below is a genomic window from Thalassomonas haliotis.
TAATCACTCATACCTATTGCCAGGCCCTTTTCTTTGTCTCCCCGCATTGCACTGGCGGTCAGGGCAATAATGGGGATGGCCTGCCATTTTGTTTGCCGGCGGATCTTTTTGGTGGCTTCTATGCCATCCATTACCGGCATCTGAATATCCATGAGTATGGCATCAACCTTGTGCTCTGACAGCAACTCTATTGCCTGCTGGCCATTTTCCGCCAAAATGACATTGATGCCGACATCAGACAATAATTCTACGATAATTTGCCGGTTCATGGCGTTGTCTTCTGCCAGCAGAATGCGTTTGCCCCTGAGGTTATCTTCCAAACTGACGATTTGCTCCTGATGTAAAGCTTGCTCTGCCTTGAGCTGTTGGGCAATAACCCCTATGCCGGCCGCCAGGCAGAAACTGTTTAAATGTACGGCTTTTGACAATATTGCCAGTTCTTCCTGCGCTAACGCCTGCGGCAACTCGGCTTGATTGCTTAACAGGATGTTTGTGGTGCTGAGGTGTTTTTGCCTGAGCAGGCAGAGAAAATCCCTGATCTCCTGTGCCCTGAAATGTTCGTTGATCAATAAGGTTTTGCCGTCTTGAATATAAGGCAGTGCCGGGGTAAAGCTGTTAAAACGTTTTATATTCGCGCCATAATTGGCTAAAGTATGGGTGAGAGCCAAAGCCAATTTATCGTCGCCGGCAATGATGATGATTTGATTGCCGGCCAGGGCTTCACAAACTTCATGGTTGCTGCGGCTGCTTTTATCAAAGGTCAACTCGACGGTTATTGTTGTGCCTTTGCCTAATTTGCTGGTTAAGCTGATTTTTCCTGCCATCAATAAGATTAATTGCCGGGAAATACTCAGACCCAGGCCTGTGCCGCCATATTGGCGGGTGGTCGAGGGATCTGCCTGGATAAATTCATCAAAAATATGTTCGGCGCTCTCTTTGGACATGCCTATGCCTGTGTCTTCTACGATGAAAAGTAGGGTCACTTGTGTTTCGGTTTGCTCAGCCAGTTCTACCTTGACATAAATTGCGCCGCGCTCTGTAAATTTTAATGAGTTTTGCACCAGGTTTAAGGTGACCTGCCCTAAACGCAGCAGGTCTCCCCTGAGCATAAAAGGGAGTTTGGCCCGGACATCAAAAACCAGCGGTATGCCTTTTTCCCTGACGTGTTCAAAGGTGAGGCGATCTAGGTAGTTCAGGCAGTCATCTAACATGAAGTCTGTTATTTCCAATTCCATTTTTCCGGCATCAATTTTGGAAAAGTCTAAGATGCTGTTAAGCAGGCCAAGTAAGGAGCTGGCGGTGTGATGGATATTGTTGATATAACGGGCCTGTTTCGAAGAAAGTTCGGTGCGCTGGCATAAATAGGACATGCCGAGGATGGCATTCATCGGGGTTCGGATTTCATGGCTCATATTGGCAAGAAAATCTCCCCGGGCACGGTTTGCTTTTATTGCCTGCTCCCTGGATTGTTCTGCTTCATCCCTGGCCTGTTCGGCATCGTCTTTGGCAAGGCGGAGCTGAAAAGTTCGATAATCGACTTCTTTTTTAATTTCCTGATTGATCTTTTTTATTTTGGCGTTGTATATACAAAACAGGGTTAATAAGGTGGTGCCGAGCAATAACAGGCTGAGCAAGATAGTGATCAGGGTCAGGGTGCTGGCATCGATACCGCGCATGGTGATATCACGGGGAATATTGGCGTGTATTTTTAATGCCGGCTGGTTGAAGATATCCCTGAGCAAACCGTGGACGATAAGCACATGTTTATTGGCGGTGATCAGCTTTTGTTCCTGCTCCTGGCTTGAGGCCAGGTGACGGTGATTTTTTATTTCGCCTTTTTCTATCGGTTCAACAAAGAAATTAATCTTGGTTTGTTTTGATAACCTTCTGGTGGTGTCCTGGCTGATAAAACGGCCCATAATTAAAGTGCCGTTAACCGGACCGGAACCATCATCTTTGAGTATAGGTAGGGCACTGATAAGTAAGGGGCCATATTCGCTCAGTACTATGCCCTGGAGCAGGTCTTCGGCCCGGGTTTGCAAGAGAATATTTTTTTGCGGCAGTTCTCTCTGGTCAAAC
It includes:
- a CDS encoding response regulator translates to MAKKIVLLIVFFALFLAGLSYGIQQWIILPSFYQLERELAIKDLNRVLDAIEQETNHLTNVANTFSSWIDTYQFTRDANQTYIENNFGMDVMQITQIHLFQIYDRTGKKIKEDIFDPLYLKNITLSLFDQRELPQKNILLQTRAEDLLQGIVLSEYGPLLISALPILKDDGSGPVNGTLIMGRFISQDTTRRLSKQTKINFFVEPIEKGEIKNHRHLASSQEQEQKLITANKHVLIVHGLLRDIFNQPALKIHANIPRDITMRGIDASTLTLITILLSLLLLGTTLLTLFCIYNAKIKKINQEIKKEVDYRTFQLRLAKDDAEQARDEAEQSREQAIKANRARGDFLANMSHEIRTPMNAILGMSYLCQRTELSSKQARYINNIHHTASSLLGLLNSILDFSKIDAGKMELEITDFMLDDCLNYLDRLTFEHVREKGIPLVFDVRAKLPFMLRGDLLRLGQVTLNLVQNSLKFTERGAIYVKVELAEQTETQVTLLFIVEDTGIGMSKESAEHIFDEFIQADPSTTRQYGGTGLGLSISRQLILLMAGKISLTSKLGKGTTITVELTFDKSSRSNHEVCEALAGNQIIIIAGDDKLALALTHTLANYGANIKRFNSFTPALPYIQDGKTLLINEHFRAQEIRDFLCLLRQKHLSTTNILLSNQAELPQALAQEELAILSKAVHLNSFCLAAGIGVIAQQLKAEQALHQEQIVSLEDNLRGKRILLAEDNAMNRQIIVELLSDVGINVILAENGQQAIELLSEHKVDAILMDIQMPVMDGIEATKKIRRQTKWQAIPIIALTASAMRGDKEKGLAIGMSDYLTKPVFSDKLYQSLVRWCGDFPVQVKNSTPVTPSESLTDTTANALPAKQAKAASIPAPEVSPQVLDIEAGLKVCAGKQHLLYSLWQQFSDKHGDSIQHLKSALENGDSKQACALLHNLKGISGNIGAITLAQQAGDFYRQLSRSPTEMDKELLDKMTSQLQQVLVAINRQLQEKPG